The genomic stretch CTATTTAAAATTTTAAGTTAAAATTCTAAAATCATATATATAAAATCCTATATAAAATATTTACATAAAATACTTATATAAAATACCTATAGGGGTATAAGTATAATTATTAATAATAATTATATTTAAATGTTTTCATAAAAATCTAAAAAGTTTCATATTGTTATAAAGAAAATAATAAATATAAAAAAAGCTAGAAAAAATATAATGAACATAAAATTACTACAAGCTTTTGGAATGGTAAGTGTAATTTTTTATTTTATTCATGTTTTCTTAGGGCAAGCTCTTTGGAAAGAATATAATCCCATAACAACCGATATAAGCTCATTAACAGCTGTAGGGTCACCAAATGCAGAATTAATTGGGATTTTCACACTAATATATGGTATATGTGCAGTTATATTTGCAATAGGAATCGTGAGAGAATCTTTTAATAAGAAATATAGCCACATTACTAAATTAGGATTTATATTCCTATTAGCTATGACAATAATATCACTTATAGGATATGCACTATTCCCCTTGTCTCCAGATAAAGCTGCACTAAACTTTCAAAACATAATGCATATTATTATAACTGGAATAACAGTACTTCTTACAATATTATTTTTGTTCTTTATAGGAATTGGTTTTATAAAAAAAGAGAAATTTATAAAATTAGGAAAAATATCAATAATAACAGCCATCCTAATAATCATATTTGGAACTTTAAACCCAATTTCAGTAGCATTAGACTTGAATATTCTAGGATTAACTGAAAGGCTTGTTGTTTTCACATTAGAGATATTTATATTCTTTTTATCATTTATATATACATTTAATATAGAATCATTTTTAAGTAAAAATAAGAATATTTCTAATTAATAAAATATTTTTAACTAAAAAATGTTTTTATAATTAAAACTTTTAAAATATTAATATTTTTAAAATATTAATCATATTCCAATCTTAAAAAATTCTTTAAAATTAATCTTCTTTACAAACACAAAAAACACATAACGAATTTGGGTTATTAATCTGTTTTTTCTTAGCAGGACAAAAAAATTCTCCATTTTCATCCCTTACTTTTAAATTTTCACCAGGAAAGGTGGTTCCAACAGGATGAATTGGTTTTTTAATTAAAAAAGAAGAATATAATGTGACTAATATTGAAATTAAGTTAAACTTGTCTTCTCCTTTATATAGGTTGTCATAATTCAAAAATTTAGTAATATTAGAAATAGCTTTATTAAATTTATTTTTATCAATTTTAGTATGATAAACATTATTATCTCTTTTTATTTCATTTATTCTAAGTAATTGAGAAAGTATAGATTCAGTATAATGGTCTTTATACTTATCTTGAATATGTCTAAAGTCATCTCTAAGAAATGTACTCATACCCATAATTGTATTGATAGAAACATTCTTAGATTCTTCCTTTAGAATCTTAAAAAGATCCATAGCTTCAATAGAATCATTTTCTCCTAATTTTTTTAACTTATTTAATAATTGTTCTGTTTCATTCATATAACACCATTATTCCTACAATATTCATATAACCCTATTATTCATATAATTCCATTCATATAACCCTATTATTCATATAACTCTATTCATATAACTCTATTCATATAACTCTATTCATATAACTCTATTTCTATAACTCTATTTCTATAATCTCTATTAACCCAATATTCATATAAATCAATTATTCCAATAATACTATTATTCATATAATACCTTTTATAAATGAGATAGTTTTTTTATCAAATATACAATTTATTCATACTTTAATTTTTGAAAAAATTCTTTAAAATTGTCCAAATCAATTATTCCTTTTTCAGTAATTACACCAGTGATTAAATCTTTTGGAACAATGTCAAATGCAGGATTTCTAACCTCAGTTCCCTTTGGACAGATACGACATCCCCCATAATGAGTTACCTCTTCAGAACCCCTTTCTTCTATTTCTGTATCATAAATTGAAATTTCACGATCAAAAGTACTGAGAGGAGCTGCAACATAAAAAGGAACATGGAAACGTTTAGCAGCTAGCGCCACCATTAAAGATCCAATTTTGTTAGCTATACCATCATGAGCTACTCTATCTGCACCAATAACAACCTTATTAATCTCATTTTGTTGCATCAAATAACCTGCAGCTACATCAGGAATTAATTTTACAGGAATGTCTTCTTGTTGCATTTCCCAAACACTAAGACGAGCTCCTTGACCAAGAGGACGAGTTTCATCACAAATAACATTAATATCTTTACCTTCATTAAAAGCAGACCTAACAACACCGAGAGCAGTACCATAATCAACACAAGCTAAAGCCCCAGCATTACAATGAGTTAAAATAGTATCTCCATCAGATATAATTTCAGCACCATGCCTACCAATAGCTAAATTAGTTTCAATATCCTCTTTATACATTTCTAAAGCTTCATCAAGAAGATTATCACTAGAAAGTACCCTATCAACAGCCCAAAAAAGGTTGATAGCTGTTGGCCTAGATGCTTTTATTTCTTTAGCTACTTTTTCTAAATCTTCACCTGCAATATTCCCAAGAACCATTCCAAAAGCAGCAGCTACACCAATAGCAGGAGCTCCACGAACAACCATTGTTTTAATAGCTAATATAACATCTTTATAAGTTTTACATTCAAAGTAAGTTAAATCATCAGGTAATTTAGTTTGATCTATGAGTATTAACTTGTTATCTTTCCATTCCATCGTTTTCATAATGATACCTACCAAATAATAATCTAATTAACATTAATAAATATTATTATAGTTTACACCACTAATAAAATTTTCATTTATACAATTTTATGAAATAAAAAAATAAAAACAAAAATTGAAATAAAAAATTAAAGAATAATAGAAAGTAAAAGATAAAGAAAGAAAATATAAATTAAAGAAAATATAAGCTAAAAAATATAAACTAAAGAAAATTTAATCTAAAAACTAAAGAAAAACTAGAAAAACTAAAGAAAAGCTAAATAAAAGCTAAAAAAAAGCTAAAAAAAGGTAAATAAAAACTAAATAAGAGAATAAAACCTATAAAATACCAGTTTTAATTAAAGCTTGATTAATATCATTAATCAAATCATTCGAATCTTCTAAACCAACACTAAAACGGAAAAATCCATTGTTAAACTCTTCTGGATATAAATATTGCCTTTCATCATCTTCACCAATAAAAACAATTAAACTTTCATCATGACCAAGAGAAACAGCTGATGTAATTATATTTAAATTACTAACAAACTCATTATGTTTATCATGACTTGTATCTAATCCAAAGGATAAAACACCACCAAAACCAGAACCCATTTGTTTAACTGCAATATCATGATTGTTATGAGAATTTAATCCAGGGTAAGCTACGAAAGTGACAATAGATAAGCTTTCTAAAAATTTAGCTATTTTTAAAGCATTTTTATTATGTTGTTCCATTCTTAAAGGAAGAGTTACAGCACCTCTCATTATAAGCCATGCATTAAAAGGACTTATTGTTCCACCAAGATTAACTTGAGAGTCTCTTCTTATTATATCCAAATACTCAGCTTTTCCAGATATTGAACCACCCATAGAATCTCCATGACCATTAATATATTTAGTAAGACTCTCAATTGAAAAATCTGCACCCAGTTCAATGGGTCTTTGATTATAAGGAGAAGCTAAAGTATTATCAACTGAAACAAGTATATCATTTTCATGAGCTATTTTAGCAATTTCTGAAATATCAACAATAGATAATGTTGGATTTCCTGGAGTTTCAATATGAATTAATTTAGTATTATCCTTTATTGCAGATTTAACATTTGCAATATCTCTAGTATCTACAATAGTAGTTTCAACTTTAAATTTTTTATTAAATAACTCATTTAAAAGCCTGTAAACTGCGATATATGTAACATTTGAAAATATCACATGATCTCCAGTTTCTAAAAGAGAAAAAAACAAACCAGATAATGCTGCAACTCCACTTGAAAGTACAATACAATCCTCAGCATTTTCAAGAGAAGCTATCCTTTTTTCTAAGTACTTTTGATTTGAACCACCATTTCTTGTGTAAATATTATCATCAACACCACTCCAATTTAAAACACTTGGATCATGAGGTAATTTATAGCTATTAGCCATAGTTATAGGTCTTTTAATAGCATTTGTATCTTTATCAATATCATTTCCAATATGAACAGCTCTTGTTTGGAAACTTAGCTTCTTATTGTTTATTTTATCAGTTATTTCATTCTTTATTTGTTTTTTATTATTTTTCATTATCATAATTAAACATCAAATTCAATTTATTTTTAAAATAATTATTCAATATAACAATAGTTATATTTTTTATTAAATATATTTTTCGTTATATTCATGGTTATTCCTAAACTTTTATAACTAAAAATATTAACTTGTTTTAATACTCAAAATTATTCAGCAACAAAAAGAATTGAAAATCAAAACTAGCTTTAGATTACTGTTATTTTATTCTTTTTTCCAATTACTTATTTTTACTTTATTTCCACATTTTAATTAATATTTAGCAATCCAACTATGCTTTAAATAATAGCTTTATAATGAATTATATTAGTGTTCATAAAATTAATATGTTATTCATTGTTTAATGGGGGGTTGGGGTTGGGTTGGGGTTGGGTGGAAGAGTTGTTTTTGTTATTTTATAATAAATAGAAGTAAAAATTTAAGATGATCCGAATCAAGATTAAAAAATATTAAAATATCTCAAATCCAAAAAAAGTTTAATATTATCCTATTTAGTGTAAATATTAACAAACATCAAGATAAAAAAAAAAGATAAAAAAATATATAGAATAAATTTCTCTTTGAAATAAAAAAAGGATATAAAAATAATATCCTTGAAAAAGTTTTTAATTTTATTTTTTCCTATAAATTAAACCTAAGCCACTTAATAAAAATACTAAGATGGGCATTATTGGTATTCCTGTATTTTTCATAGTAGCTATTGCTACTGGATTATCACTTGTATCATTTTCAGTATTATTAGTACTATTAGTATTGTTAGTATTATTAGTTTTATTATTGTTGTTGTTTTTGGTTTCAAATTCAGCAAATGCTAGATTACTAAAGTAATTTTCATTATCTGATAAAGCTGTAATCTTATGTTTACCAGGTGTAAGTTTAGAATTGGGTATATGGAATATTCCAACTCCATCAGAGTCTGTTATCACAGATCCTATGTATTTACCATCTAATTCAACGTCAACTTTATAATCTGGTATGGTATCACCATCTTCATCAACTACTTTAACAATCAAATCAACAGAACCATTCTTATTTTCATTAATAGTAACATTAACAAAGCTTTCACCTTTTTTAACATCAAAACTAGTGCTGTTAGTGAAACCTAAATATTTAGTATCACCATTGAAATTAAGTACAACTGTAGTTTTTCCAATGCTTTTGGGTTTATAAGTTAAATACCAGTAACCATTGTAATTGGTTTTCACTAAATGTTTTTTACCATCAATAGTGATTTCTAATTCACTATCAGCTATTTTATTATCTTCCTCATCGAGAAGAACACCACTTATAACAGTAGTTTTCCCTATTCTAAAATCACCTGAAATATCAATACTAGAATATGTAGCTAACTTAGTAACAGTAAAGTTAGTATTATTGGTAAAACTAGTATAATTATCATTACCTTCCCAAGTAACATTAATAGTAAAGTCACCAGCATAAGTTGGAGTGTAATTAAGATTCCAACTACCATTATCAGCAGTTGTTACATTAAAGTTTTCACCATCAATAATAACAGTAATAGTAGTATTAGCTATTGGATTACCATTTTCATCAGATAAAACACCATCAATTATTATAGAATCTCCAACCTTAACATCACTAGGAATATTAATAGAAGAATTAACACCATTCTTAGCCACTAAAAAGCTAGTCACATTAGTAAAACTAGTATAATTCTCATTACCAACATAACTAACAGTAACAGTTATGTTTCCAGTACGATTAGTTGTGTAATTAAGACTCCAACCACCAGTAAAATTAATAATAACATCATCATAAACATTACCATCAACACTAACAGTCAAAGAATCAGAGCCATTACCAACATAACCAACAAGCTCACCAGAAATAGTAACATTATCACCAATACTTACAGTTTCAGGATTAACAACAATACTAGAATTAGTATCATTCAAAATCACAGTAAAACTACTTGCATTAGTAAAACCAGTATAATTCTCATTACCAACATAACTAACAGTAACAGTTATGTTTCCAGTACGATTAGTTGTGTAATTAAG from Methanobrevibacter arboriphilus JCM 13429 = DSM 1125 encodes the following:
- a CDS encoding trans-sulfuration enzyme family protein, which translates into the protein MIMKNNKKQIKNEITDKINNKKLSFQTRAVHIGNDIDKDTNAIKRPITMANSYKLPHDPSVLNWSGVDDNIYTRNGGSNQKYLEKRIASLENAEDCIVLSSGVAALSGLFFSLLETGDHVIFSNVTYIAVYRLLNELFNKKFKVETTIVDTRDIANVKSAIKDNTKLIHIETPGNPTLSIVDISEIAKIAHENDILVSVDNTLASPYNQRPIELGADFSIESLTKYINGHGDSMGGSISGKAEYLDIIRRDSQVNLGGTISPFNAWLIMRGAVTLPLRMEQHNKNALKIAKFLESLSIVTFVAYPGLNSHNNHDIAVKQMGSGFGGVLSFGLDTSHDKHNEFVSNLNIITSAVSLGHDESLIVFIGEDDERQYLYPEEFNNGFFRFSVGLEDSNDLINDINQALIKTGIL
- a CDS encoding DUF998 domain-containing protein, translated to MVSVIFYFIHVFLGQALWKEYNPITTDISSLTAVGSPNAELIGIFTLIYGICAVIFAIGIVRESFNKKYSHITKLGFIFLLAMTIISLIGYALFPLSPDKAALNFQNIMHIIITGITVLLTILFLFFIGIGFIKKEKFIKLGKISIITAILIIIFGTLNPISVALDLNILGLTERLVVFTLEIFIFFLSFIYTFNIESFLSKNKNISN
- a CDS encoding DUF2115 family protein → MNETEQLLNKLKKLGENDSIEAMDLFKILKEESKNVSINTIMGMSTFLRDDFRHIQDKYKDHYTESILSQLLRINEIKRDNNVYHTKIDKNKFNKAISNITKFLNYDNLYKGEDKFNLISILVTLYSSFLIKKPIHPVGTTFPGENLKVRDENGEFFCPAKKKQINNPNSLCVFCVCKED
- the mtnA gene encoding S-methyl-5-thioribose-1-phosphate isomerase, translating into MKTMEWKDNKLILIDQTKLPDDLTYFECKTYKDVILAIKTMVVRGAPAIGVAAAFGMVLGNIAGEDLEKVAKEIKASRPTAINLFWAVDRVLSSDNLLDEALEMYKEDIETNLAIGRHGAEIISDGDTILTHCNAGALACVDYGTALGVVRSAFNEGKDINVICDETRPLGQGARLSVWEMQQEDIPVKLIPDVAAGYLMQQNEINKVVIGADRVAHDGIANKIGSLMVALAAKRFHVPFYVAAPLSTFDREISIYDTEIEERGSEEVTHYGGCRICPKGTEVRNPAFDIVPKDLITGVITEKGIIDLDNFKEFFQKLKYE
- a CDS encoding Ig-like domain-containing protein; amino-acid sequence: LNDTNSSIVVNPETVNIGNNVTISGELVGYVGNGSDSLTVSVDGNVYDDVIINSTGGWSLNYTTNRTGNITVTVSYVGNENYTGFTNASSFTVILNDTNSSIVVNPETVSIGDNVTISGELVGYVGNGSDSLTVSVDGNVYDDVIINFTGGWSLNYTTNRTGNITVTVSYVGNENYTSFTNVTSFLVAKNGVNSSINIPSDVKVGDSIIIDGVLSDENGNPIANTTITVIIDGENFNVTTADNGSWNLNYTPTYAGDFTINVTWEGNDNYTSFTNNTNFTVTKLATYSSIDISGDFRIGKTTVISGVLLDEEDNKIADSELEITIDGKKHLVKTNYNGYWYLTYKPKSIGKTTVVLNFNGDTKYLGFTNSTSFDVKKGESFVNVTINENKNGSVDLIVKVVDEDGDTIPDYKVDVELDGKYIGSVITDSDGVGIFHIPNSKLTPGKHKITALSDNENYFSNLAFAEFETKNNNNNKTNNTNNTNSTNNTENDTSDNPVAIATMKNTGIPIMPILVFLLSGLGLIYRKK